atTTCTGTAtatcaactaatcaattcattgtgGCAGCCCTACTATGGTTACTCTAAATTCTGCTTAGTCTGTAGCATCTCGGAGTGAATGTTTCATTCTGAACAGGTATTTCTCCACCGTAGGTAGTAAGCTTGTTAACTGGACATGCTTACTTTAAAGcagatttttctattttaaatcaTACATTTACACTTACATACTACCCTCCAAACTCGTTAGATGAACACAGTTTTGGAAAATCTAAAGCTTGACAGGCCTGTTGTGCATAGTTACGGTTGCTAAGCCATCATAGGACAATTGCTGTTCAGCAGTTAGCTAACAATGAATTAGCCCTCGTGGCTATTGCTGTACCCCATAAAAGACTTTTTGAGAGGACAGGAATGTAGTAACCACTATCAGATAAAGCCAACTGCAAGACAAGGGTCCTAGAATCGGTCAGAGAAAACAGCACCCcatcaaaatgatttaaaacaaaacccaaGGATTGATTCAAATCCAAGAAATTTCCCCCTAACCACTCAACCCAATCAAAATTGTCACTACTGCGTGTGGTTAGTGGAAAATTCCCTGTCCAAATAGGAAATGTTGCGGTCGTGTTGAGCCCTCTAACCCATGGTGACCAGTCGAGTCCCAAACCACAGCTACAACCACTGTCGAAACTAAATCCCTCTCACTGAGCCCTCAGCCAGTCCTTACCTGCCACCTGCCTCAGACACCTTAAATACACACCCATTCTTTGGGCTGCGTAAGCAATGTCCTGGCCGGATCGTGAGCGTGCACGGGCCCGTGAGCGTGCATGAGAGCATCCTCGGGGGCATACTGTAGTGTGGGTAAGGGGGAGGAATGACAGAAACAGGGGGCTGAGAAACAATCAACCATAGACACTAACCTAAAAGGCCATGTGGACCTGTAATCTCCAACATGGAGGTGTCTCGTAATTTAGTGTGAGCTCTTATTTATAATATCGCTGGGATTCTTCACTCTCCTCCAAGTTTAAATAAGACTCGAGTTCCTTCAATTCAAGTCGAAGCAagcagtgttgtgtgtgtgtgtgacagaacaGGGAGAGTAGACAGGATAAACTAGTTTGATAGCCTCTGGGCAAACACAGTGGATGCCTGACAATACACACCCACAACAGAAGAAGATTTGAATACAACACTTGGATCCTACAGAGAGGTATGTGAACTCTGAAGTCAAGAGAATTTTCATGGATAGGAACTGTATTATTAAGCATAAAACATTTGTAGAGAAATGCGTCTTACCTGGTATCCCTGCACTGCATTAATGAGGTCTTTGACTCCGTTGCTGTTGTAGGTCAGACCTGGCATGCGCACCAACCCCCctggggaggagagggaggagggggaggggaagaAACCTACAGTTGTAGGAGAGCCAGGTggactgtagaaaaaaaaaggagtggaGATACAGATATGCTGTTATcttaaaaatatctcaaaagCGACGTAAATGACTTCAAAGCTGTTTCtcagcaaacaaaaaacatgggAATCACAAGGCTGGGAGGAACTTTGGGCGTCGTCTATAAATGACCTGCTTTCAATGACACAAGGCTGAACAACGAGAAACAGAGGTCACTGATGTTTACCAAGTTCTCTGATACCACAGTGTTCAGTTATTAACTACCCTTGTCCCAGCCTTTTCCCCTTGGCAAGACACAACTCAACCAAAGACAAACTGTTCCTCTTTCCCACTTTAAACAAGAGACTCTTTTtggcaaataaaaaacaacaatgcaaaCAGAAGATATatcagataaaaaacaaaaaaatcaccacCAAACTAGagtatttttgtcagtataGTAGCTGAAATGATGACCTTTGAGTTACTTTGTATTAAAAGTTTggagatattaaaaaaaaaatgcaagtcaacagtaaaaagtattttttttaaggacTCAACACTATAAATAAGATGTAATTAGTTCCAGTGAGTGTAAAGACTATCTTGATAAGTGATCATGATTAAATGCACTTGTGCTCTTCAAGCTACCATAATAATTAATACCTATGCAAACAGAAGGCTCAGAAAATCAAATATGTAAACAATGCCGGTTTAGTTTCTTACTCAGCAGTGACACAGCCCGCAAGTAAACACTGTTTAATAGGCTTGGTTTAGAGAAAGGAAGTCCCTTGATTCTTAAATCTACTTAAATCTACTTAAATCGACTTAAACCTACTTAAACCATTTGTAATGGTTCTGAAGTGGTTCATTTTATGTGGGAAAATGTGATTAACATGTACAACAAATTTGGACACACTTCTGATTGGACAATACTCTTTTGTGGGGATGAAGCTCCTGCTTTAGGAGTGATTGATATGGAGCAACTGAATATAATGATTTTTAACATCAGTAAGGTACAAAATTTACTTCAAAATGCAGGTAAATAGTTAAACTGATACTTCAACTAGTGGCCAAATGGTTAAGGTGCATATCACATACTGTAACTTCAATGTCCCAAGTTTAACTTTGACAACAACATCTGCATCTATCAACTTTACAAtaatagaaaaaatagaaaaagttaAACTCATATTCATCCCATTGAGTCAATATTTAGGCAGTTTTACGAGAACAAAATACtcaaattttaaatacatacacacacacacacacacacatacatatatatatatatatatatatacatatatatatatatatatatatatatatacatatatatacatatatatatatatatatatatatatatatatatatatatatatatatatatatatatatatatatatatatatacacacatacatacatacacacacacacacatatatatatatacacatacacacacacatatatatatacatacacatacatatatatatgtgtgtgtgtatgtgtatatatatatatatatatatatatatatatatatatatattgtaaagcttttaaaaatctgtgaaatgtatcattcattcattaatgttCAGAGATACCACTGATATCTCTATATAACAATTGTGTAATGATGTGTTTGTATGGGCagacaaacaataataattaatagtcGCCTAACCCTGTGATTAATAATGTGAGGAATGATTGCACTCTTGCGATTGCAAACCACTGAaagactgcaaaaaaaaaaaagtcacttcaCAGAGGAAtcaattaatgtgtttttatgttagcATGCATCTGTCTCCGTTCATCTGTAACTGTCTAGATAGCTTTATTTACCTGGGGTAGTAGGCTGTGTAGTTCATGTAAAGCTGTGCTGAACCGGGGTAGTAGGCGTGCCCTGGCGGCAGGGGACGAGGGGTCAGCAACACCTGTCCCATGGGAGGGTAGAGGCTAACAGCAGCCTCTGTAGGCAGGACAGGTGGAGCAGGGGTGAAGGAGTAGGATGGTGGAGATAAACCTTGAGAGGGGAgagaacagagggagagacaaaaGACTTAAAACCAGACAAACAGCAACAGAAGGACACAAGAGTCATGACGGTGAAGTCTGGTCATTGTTTGTTTCAGAGAGAGGCGCTCATGCAGACTTGCAAACAATGACGACCATTACTCAGCTCCTGACACGTGTAATGTATGACGTATGCACGTGCGCTTGTTTAAGAAAGAGCTGCACTGAGTATTTCGCAGGCCCATAGCCGGATGGCCGACCATTCCTCAAactctttgtattttttatttgttatcacACATGTGGATCACTCTCGTTGCTGATGGAAATCAAACACTTCTTATTGGTTTAAAGGTCAAATGGATCAACATGGTTTGGAATTATAAGCCTATGAAGCATTTACTATTATTCCGCCTCTATGTGACCACAATATTGGCAAGATGAGAGCAACAGAGACATTGTTTTGATCTCAGAAGAGGTTGTGGATATATCTGCAAAATATCAAGTCATGCAATATGTGGTAAGACCAAATTTCTATACACTGTCCATGCCATTTTAGGCCTATTGATAGTTTTTGGTGTTGCTGCCTGAACCCTTCCCCCTCACTAAAATATGTTCCTGGCTACaggcatttttttcttctcaacaAGGGTAATAAAAGTTTCATCTAGTCTTAACATGACCTCACTACTACCCAACAGGACCAGCCTTGAATCCCTGTGTGTGACCTTTTCTCTCATGTGAACATGTGCACTTCATTTCAAACAATTCATAAACATCAGACCACTTTTTCAATGCTTTAAACAataattttacctttttttgaAAACTAGGAGTGAAGGACTACAGAAAAGGAGTCGAGAAGCACATTTCTACGCACCAGCTCTGCCCACCTTTCCCACAGCTCCACTGATTGGACAAGCACAGGAGACGCACCCGACTGAGGTGCGCCGTTCTATTGAGGCTGAATCCCACAACCACCACTACCAATCTGATAAGACTGGAGAGTTGTAAGCCATTTTGTCATATTATGGGCTAATTGGGACTCCAGCTGTGTTGCTTACACTTTTCCAACCCTTTCAGATCTTTATGAATTACAGGTAAGGGAGCAAAATTAAGAATGAGTGACAAACATGCTGCTGAAACCATGATCTACAAGATTCAATCAGAATGTGTGAACACAGGTCATAATTGAAAGAATAAACAGGTGACACGTGAGGTTTCTTAGTGCATGCAGACTAGTAAATCAATCACGCTAAATTATAAAGaggtaccacacacacactctcacacacacgctcacactcacacacacacaaacacacacacacacacaagcactctctctcacacaaacacacacacagttttgaaTCTTCCTGGTTAGACCAGTTGTCCCCATCCTCCCACAGTTTTAGATTGGAGAAAACCCAGCAACCCTGCCCCCACGGCAGGAGCCCACCTACCCTGCAGTCCCGAAGCACCCCCAGCTCCCAGCAGCACTTACGTCTGGACTTACATGGCGGCGGGCTGAGCCCTGTCCCACTCCTGCtccgggtgtgtgtgtgtgtatgtgtgtgtgagagcgagCCTCCCATCAGCACCAGGCCCATCTCCTCCGCGCTGCAGGGAAACACCTCCACATAGCGGCTGTTCGCCCCGCGCTGGCTGGCCATCACGTGCTTGTGGAGCCGCTGTGAGGCCTGAAGTGCACGCTCTGCTGAGGTCATCTGGATGAAGCAGTCACCTGACGGACGACCCTGGAAACAGAGACAGTCAGGAATTACTCTGCAACTTTGTGTCAGAAAGCACATGTGTCCATGGGTGTGTCAGTGATTTCGCTTGTGCGGTTGTTGCATGTACCTGCTGGTTGAGGACCATATGCACGCCATGTGGTCTGATATCGTGTGTAAACTCGCCCAGGAAGGTGAGGATGTCCTCTATGCTCGCTGTGTATGGCAGCCCCCTCAGCCTCAGGCAGTCCCTCACACCGCCAGGAGGGGGCAGGAGAGACACTGCGGGCAACACTGACACCAAGGGGGCAGGGGCCACGGGGATTAGCGGGGCTGACGAGTACCGGTTCAACacctaaaacaaataaacagacataaatgaaatattctGCCTGCAGCAAAGACTGTCAAGAAGTCAGAACTGCTTTCTTAGTAAAATTACTTTTCCAAGTTTGGTTTAGAGAGGCATTTCTCTCCTTCCTTGGATATgtcttaagaaaaaaatacctACATTATACATACttgctttttaatgtttcaaattCAAAACTCAAAGACGTGTACGCCACCTTCTATCAGGCTTCTTGCGCACAACAAGGACAAGTCGATGTTGATGGCTTGGTGCCAACAGGACACTGGCGTGTTTGCATTTCTGGAGAGGACCAATAAAACTGGCTGCAGACTGTCATACTTAAAAACATAAGGAAAGGCCTCTGCATAGATATGCGTGTGGGCTGTAAGCTTATCAGCCCAGAAAGATAAGAAAATTAGTCCACATGTGTTCATCTCacgagagaaggagagacacaaagaaagaaaggacaAAAGAGAAAGAGTAACTCTGTGTACCTAaagggaaacaaaaacacacacacacagtccaccTTGCTATGCAGGTCCCCACCCTTAAGCTCTACTACAGTAATTCAGTAAAATAATTCaaggagaaaagaaacacacccacacattgTCACTCTACtgtgtgcaaaaacaaacaaacactaaattCCTAAAAAACCCTCTTTTTGCCTTTAGAATACAAAGATCATAATCTCAAACAAATATTAAGGGACGAATACTAAAAGCATTATTTAAGTTAAAGACGAACACACCACTATGCACCAGTACACACTGTACAAAACACCCTGACATACCTGCTGGACCTCTGCCGCCGTACTTTTGAACAGCTCAATATATCTTCTGCCCAGGATTTCCTTATGTTTCCTCAGAGCACACTGGGCGTGTTCCTCACAGGCAAATAACACAAAGGCGTCTCCAGTGGGACGCCCGTCTGGGTAGCGAACAAATAGGATGCCATCCTTCCCTCCGCTGACCGGACACGTTTCTTTAAGACCCTCCCCTGGcgagaagaaggagaggaccTGCTCGTGTGTGGCAGTGAAAGGAAGACCTCGCATCCTCACTATGATCTGGTCCTCACGGGACAGGAAGATCGCTACCTCGTTGGAGGTacctggcacacacacaaaaaaacacagacacacctttTTAACCACAAGTCAAGTTAATTATCACACTGTAGATAAACTGTATTGAAGTTTTGCTTCCGTGAGAAGGACgctgtcttttctcttcagcaacatgtactgtattattACATCTACTAAATACTATTAAGGGATTATTTCTGGTTTTGGGAGCAGTTCAACATATGAGTAACATCTTAAACATTCAGATAAAATGACTGGATGACAGTTTGTGCCTTGTTGACAAATTTATTTCCATCCTAAAAGACCCAAATAGTCACACTGAGGTTTGGTCATAATTCCTAACTTTTTCTGCAAGTTCTGCTTTTCCCTAAAAGATGACCAGGCTGAATATAATGTAATGAATATATTATCTAATTGATATTGTActcaaaatataagaaaatatattaaGAAAACCACATGAATACAACCAAACAGCGGGATAATTTGATTGTGTGtgcttttttgtttcttgtttttatattaagCACTATCAAAATCCTCCTGGACATCTAACTATAttctgcacaaaaacacaacaaagataATACCATTAATAATGTGACCTCACAGAGAGTTTTGACAATATGCCTCAGTTACTGCTGGTAACATAAGGTATAGTATACATGTCTGATTTCTCACCTCCTGCTATCTTCAGGAAGTCCTCTCCTGTTGCTTTGTAAACCTGCCAATAGAAAGGAACAAGGTGGGTTATTAAGTAGCTGCCATCTGTGATTGGAAATAGATGTTGAGTTTAGGTGATGTGTGGTAAAATGGATGATTGTTTAGTTTACAACGACTAACTGGGTTTAGACAGGTTACCTCTATGTATCTGTTGCCCATGTGGTGTTTGTGTCTTTGGAGCGCCAGGTCTCTGTGCTCCTCACTGACAAAACGAACAAGGGCTTCTCCGTTCCTCCTGCCCTGAGCATTAAGACACAACGCAGCCCCTCCTCTATACAACATAGATAACATATAGAGCATTATAACACCCTGTAAACCTCATTTCAACAGCAGGTTTCATTATATATTATCTTGacttaaaagtttatgtgaaaTAGATACAAAATCCTCCATAAATTAGTGTCAACAACATACTTGGCAATGTTTAGTCCTCTGAAGAATCGAGCAATATCTTGGTCAGAAGACTGCCATGGCAACCCCCTGGCTCTGATCACTGTGTTGTTGCAAACTTTCTCCATCttactgctacacacacacacacacacaaacacacacacacacagatattagCACAGCAGGAGTGGACTTGGGAGTTGATTTTAGAGCTGGAGAACAAAAAGAATATTTGTCTTGAGCAAACTTTACTTACCAAGTGCCAGTCTCAAACTTCTCACTAACTCTCTCCGGGTTGGAAAACGTGTGGCCTGTAATCAAACAATCAAGTTAACTGTGTTTTGAAATCACAAATGACAGCACAAAACTAAAACAACACATGGTACTTTAAA
This sequence is a window from Thunnus thynnus chromosome 10, fThuThy2.1, whole genome shotgun sequence. Protein-coding genes within it:
- the esrp1 gene encoding epithelial splicing regulatory protein 1 isoform X3; the encoded protein is MTAQVDYLVVVFTATSGASGELLGSDEKELVQLVWQLVDVKNKKLGRVNELLIKPDLTDLTEEKEEEEDVVEESVEEENGSGADCVFTALNLETALNMFHLQLTNEVNSAGEGTSVCLCTDGQLHIRQVIHPEAASKNILVPDCFYSFFDLRKEFKKHFPTSDLKALNVHIMAESLCIPVDVPAMWGPSATLDPSAILPPEVAVQQVQIMATIVLAMLSEPLSHTFSNPERVSEKFETGTCSKMEKVCNNTVIRARGLPWQSSDQDIARFFRGLNIAKGGAALCLNAQGRRNGEALVRFVSEEHRDLALQRHKHHMGNRYIEVYKATGEDFLKIAGGTSNEVAIFLSREDQIIVRMRGLPFTATHEQVLSFFSPGEGLKETCPVSGGKDGILFVRYPDGRPTGDAFVLFACEEHAQCALRKHKEILGRRYIELFKSTAAEVQQVLNRYSSAPLIPVAPAPLVSVLPAVSLLPPPGGVRDCLRLRGLPYTASIEDILTFLGEFTHDIRPHGVHMVLNQQGRPSGDCFIQMTSAERALQASQRLHKHVMASQRGANSRYVEVFPCSAEEMGLVLMGGSLSHTHTHTHTRSRSGTGLSPPPCKSRRLSPPSYSFTPAPPVLPTEAAVSLYPPMGQVLLTPRPLPPGHAYYPGSAQLYMNYTAYYPSPPGSPTTVGFFPSPSSLSSPGGLVRMPGLTYNSNGVKDLINAVQGYQYAPEDALMHAHGPVHAHDPARTLLTQPKEWVCI
- the esrp1 gene encoding epithelial splicing regulatory protein 1 isoform X4; this encodes MTAQVDYLVVVFTATSGASGELLGSDEKELVQLVWQLVDVKNKKLGRVNELLIKPDLTDLTEEKEEEEDVVEESVEEENGSGADCVFTALNLETALNMFHLQLTNEVNSAGEGTSVCLCTDGQLHIRQVIHPEAASKNILVPDCFYSFFDLRKEFKKHFPTSDLKALNVHIMAESLCIPVDVPAMWGPSATLDPSAILPPEVAVQQVQIMATIVLAMLSEPLSHTFSNPERVSEKFETGTCSKMEKVCNNTVIRARGLPWQSSDQDIARFFRGLNIAKGGAALCLNAQGRRNGEALVRFVSEEHRDLALQRHKHHMGNRYIEVYKATGEDFLKIAGGTSNEVAIFLSREDQIIVRMRGLPFTATHEQVLSFFSPGEGLKETCPVSGGKDGILFVRYPDGRPTGDAFVLFACEEHAQCALRKHKEILGRRYIELFKSTAAEVQQVLNRYSSAPLIPVAPAPLVSVLPAVSLLPPPGGVRDCLRLRGLPYTASIEDILTFLGEFTHDIRPHGVHMVLNQQGRPSGDCFIQMTSAERALQASQRLHKHVMASQRGANSRYVEVFPCSAEEMGLVLMGGSLSHTHTHTHTRSRSGTGLSPPPCLSPPSYSFTPAPPVLPTEAAVSLYPPMGQVLLTPRPLPPGHAYYPGSAQLYMNYTAYYPSPPGSPTTVGFFPSPSSLSSPGGLVRMPGLTYNSNGVKDLINAVQGYQYAPEDALMHAHGPVHAHDPARTLLTQPKEWVCI
- the esrp1 gene encoding epithelial splicing regulatory protein 1 isoform X5 translates to MTAQVDYLVVVFTATSGASGELLGSDEKELVQLVWQLVDVKNKKLGRVNELLIKPDLTDLTEEKEEEEDVVEESVEEENGSGADCVFTALNLETALNMFHLQLTNEVNSAGEGTSVCLCTDGQLHIRQVIHPEAASKNILVPDCFYSFFDLRKEFKKHFPTSDLKALNVHIMAESLCIPVDVPAMWGPSATLDPSAILPPEVAVQQVQIMATIVLAMLSEPLSHTFSNPERVSEKFETGTCSKMEKVCNNTVIRARGLPWQSSDQDIARFFRGLNIAKGGAALCLNAQGRRNGEALVRFVSEEHRDLALQRHKHHMGNRYIEVYKATGEDFLKIAGGTSNEVAIFLSREDQIIVRMRGLPFTATHEQVLSFFSPGEGLKETCPVSGGKDGILFVRYPDGRPTGDAFVLFACEEHAQCALRKHKEILGRRYIELFKSTAAEVQQVLNRYSSAPLIPVAPAPLVSVLPAVSLLPPPGGVRDCLRLRGLPYTASIEDILTFLGEFTHDIRPHGVHMVLNQQGRPSGDCFIQMTSAERALQASQRLHKHVMASQRGANSRYVEVFPCSAEEMGLVLMGGSLSHTHTHTHTRSRSGTGLSPPPCKSRRLSPPSYSFTPAPPVLPTEAAVSLYPPMGQVLLTPRPLPPGHAYYPGSAQLYMNYTAYYPSPPGSPTTVGFFPSPSSLSSPGGLVRMPGLTYNSNGVKDLINAVQGYQYAPEDALMHAHGPVHAHDPARTLLTQPKEWSPAESVSLLSSSLIGQSSGGDAPLMSLPALMTKPAGQYLDLTLL
- the esrp1 gene encoding epithelial splicing regulatory protein 1 isoform X2, giving the protein MTAQVDYLVVVFTATSGASGELLGSDEKELVQLVWQLVDVKNKKLGRVNELLIKPDLTDLTEEKEEEEDVVEESVEEENGSGADCVFTALNLETALNMFHLQLTNEVNSAGEGTSVCLCTDGQLHIRQVIHPEAASKNILVPDCFYSFFDLRKEFKKHFPTSDLKALNVHIMAESLCIPVDVPAMWGPSATLDPSAILPPEVAVQQVQIMATIVLAMLSEPLSHTFSNPERVSEKFETGTCSKMEKVCNNTVIRARGLPWQSSDQDIARFFRGLNIAKGGAALCLNAQGRRNGEALVRFVSEEHRDLALQRHKHHMGNRYIEVYKATGEDFLKIAGGTSNEVAIFLSREDQIIVRMRGLPFTATHEQVLSFFSPGEGLKETCPVSGGKDGILFVRYPDGRPTGDAFVLFACEEHAQCALRKHKEILGRRYIELFKSTAAEVQQVLNRYSSAPLIPVAPAPLVSVLPAVSLLPPPGGVRDCLRLRGLPYTASIEDILTFLGEFTHDIRPHGVHMVLNQQGRPSGDCFIQMTSAERALQASQRLHKHVMASQRGANSRYVEVFPCSAEEMGLVLMGGSLSHTHTHTHTRSRSGTGLSPPPCLSPPSYSFTPAPPVLPTEAAVSLYPPMGQVLLTPRPLPPGHAYYPGSAQLYMNYTAYYPSPPGSPTTVGFFPSPSSLSSPGGLVRMPGLTYNSNGVKDLINAVQGYQSPAESVSLLSSSLIGQSSGGDAPLMSLPALMTKPAGQYLDLTLL
- the esrp1 gene encoding epithelial splicing regulatory protein 1 isoform X1, with the translated sequence MTAQVDYLVVVFTATSGASGELLGSDEKELVQLVWQLVDVKNKKLGRVNELLIKPDLTDLTEEKEEEEDVVEESVEEENGSGADCVFTALNLETALNMFHLQLTNEVNSAGEGTSVCLCTDGQLHIRQVIHPEAASKNILVPDCFYSFFDLRKEFKKHFPTSDLKALNVHIMAESLCIPVDVPAMWGPSATLDPSAILPPEVAVQQVQIMATIVLAMLSEPLSHTFSNPERVSEKFETGTCSKMEKVCNNTVIRARGLPWQSSDQDIARFFRGLNIAKGGAALCLNAQGRRNGEALVRFVSEEHRDLALQRHKHHMGNRYIEVYKATGEDFLKIAGGTSNEVAIFLSREDQIIVRMRGLPFTATHEQVLSFFSPGEGLKETCPVSGGKDGILFVRYPDGRPTGDAFVLFACEEHAQCALRKHKEILGRRYIELFKSTAAEVQQVLNRYSSAPLIPVAPAPLVSVLPAVSLLPPPGGVRDCLRLRGLPYTASIEDILTFLGEFTHDIRPHGVHMVLNQQGRPSGDCFIQMTSAERALQASQRLHKHVMASQRGANSRYVEVFPCSAEEMGLVLMGGSLSHTHTHTHTRSRSGTGLSPPPCKSRRLSPPSYSFTPAPPVLPTEAAVSLYPPMGQVLLTPRPLPPGHAYYPGSAQLYMNYTAYYPSPPGSPTTVGFFPSPSSLSSPGGLVRMPGLTYNSNGVKDLINAVQGYQSPAESVSLLSSSLIGQSSGGDAPLMSLPALMTKPAGQYLDLTLL